One window of the Microtus ochrogaster isolate Prairie Vole_2 chromosome 10, MicOch1.0, whole genome shotgun sequence genome contains the following:
- the Kiaa2013 gene encoding uncharacterized protein KIAA2013 homolog has protein sequence MWLQQRLKGLPGLLSSSWARRLLCLLGLLLLLLWFGSSGARRAAGGLRLPSWSRSEPGAAEPSACLEAATRAWRGLRDRGEAVPLGPGVPALVANGFLALDVASNRLWVTPGEREPAVAPDFVPFVQLRPLNVLAEAGEAVLLLREGLLRRVRCLQLGTPGSGPAAGVGGPASASGLSAGSGRDCVLLQEDFLAHRGRPHVYLQRIQLSNPTERVAALQTVGPTAGPPAKSFTSTLEKVGDHQFLLSSGHSSVSPSGPVHLVVVASKKLVNRLQVAPKTQLDETVLWVVHVSGPIHPQVLKSKGTKELKALQDLARKEMLELLEMPASELLQDHQHLWAQLFSPGVEMKKITDAHTPSGLTVNLTLYYMLSCSPAPLLSPSLSHRERDQMEATLNYEDHCFSGHATMHAENLWPGQLSSVQQILQLADLWKLTLQKRGCKGLVKVGAPGILQGMVLSFGGLQFTENHLQFQADPEVLHNSYALRGIRYKNDHINLAVLVDAEGKPYLHVSVESRGQPVKIYACEAGCLHDPVELTSEPGGHTFSVMVTQPITPLLYISTDLTHLQDLRHTLHLKAILAHDEHMAQQDPGLPFLFWFSVASLITLFHLFLFKLIYNEYCGPGAKPLFRSKEDPSV, from the exons ATGTGGCTGCAGCAGCGCCTGAAGGGGCTGCCAGGGCTGCTGTCGAGCAGCTGGGCCCGCCGCCTCCTCTGCCTGCTcggcctcctgctgctgctcctgtggTTCGGGAGCTCCGGAGCACGGAGGGCGGCGGGCGGCCTTCGCTTGCCGTCCTGGTCCCGCAGCGAGCCGGGCGCCGCGGAGCCGTCCGCCTGTCTGGAGGCGGCCACCCGCGCGTGGCGCGGCCTGCGTGATCGCGGCGAGGCGGTGCCGCTGGGCCCCGGGGTGCCAGCCCTGGTTGCCAACGGTTTTCTGGCCCTGGACGTCGCCTCCAATCGGCTGTGGGTGACGCCCGGGGAGCGGGAGCCTGCGGTGGCCCCGGACTTCGTGCCCTTCGTGCAGCTGCGCCCTCTGAATGTgctggctgaggctggagaggcgGTGCTGCTGCTACGGGAGGGTCTGCTGCGCCGAGTGCGCTGCCTGCAGCTGGGGACCCCAGGCTCAGGCCCTGCCGCTGGGGTCGGCGGACCCGCCTCGGCCTCCGGGCTCTCCGCGGGGTCAGGCCGTGACTGCGTGCTACTGCAGGAGGACTTCCTGGCACACCGAGGCCGACCCCATGTCTATCTGCAGCGCATCCAGCTCAGCAATCCCACGGAGCGTGTGGCCGCGTTGCAGACTGTGGGGCCTACCGCGGGCCCCCCTGCCAAGTCCTtcaccagcactctggagaaggtcGGGGATCATCAATTTCTTCTCTCCTCGGGCCACTCCTCAGTCAGTCCATCGGGGCCAGTGCACCTGGTCGTCGTGGCCTCTAAGAAGTTAGTGAACCGGCTCCAGGTGGCTCCCAAGACCCAGCTGGATGAGACGGTGCTGTGGGTGGTGCATGTCTCTGGTCCCATCCACCCTCAGGTACTCAAAAGCAAAGGAACCAAGGAGCTCAAGGCGCTGCAGGACTTGGCAAGGAAGGAAATGCTGGAGCTGTTGGAGATGCCAGCCTCGGAGCTGCTTCAGGATCACCAGCACCTCTGGGCCCAGCTATTCAGCCCAG GTGTGGAGATGAAGAAGATCACAGATGCCCACACGCCGTCTGGCCTGACTGTGAACCTGACACTGTACTACATGCTCTCCTGCTCAccagccccactgctcagcccTTCTCTGAGCCACAGGGAACGAGACCAAATGGAGGCAACACTCAACTATGAAGACCACTGTTTCAGTGGCCATGCCACCATGCATGCTGAGAACCTGTGGCCAGGCCAGCTCTCCTCAGTGCAGCAGATCCTGCAGCTGGCTGACCTGTGGAAGCTGACCCTCCAGAAGCGAGGCTGCAAGGGGCTGGTGAAGGTTGGCGCTCCGGGCATCCTACAAGGCATGGTGCTCAGCTTCGGCGGGCTACAGTTCACAGAAAACCACCTGCAGTTCCAGGCCGACCCTGAGGTGCTCCACAACAGCTACGCGCTGCGTGGAATACGCTACAAGAACGACCACATCAACCTGGCCGTGCTGGTGGACGCTGAGGGCAAGCCCTACCTGCACGTGTCTGTGGAGTCCCGAGGCCAACCTGTCAAGATCTACGCCTGTGAGGCAGGCTGCCTCCATGACCCTGTGGAACTGACCTCGGAGCCTGGAGGCCACACCTTCTCCGTCATGGTGACACAGCCCATCACACCCCTGCTGTACATCTCCACCGACCTCACACACCTGCAGGACCTGCGACACACGCTGCACCTTAAGGCCATCCTGGCCCACGATGAGCACATGGCCCAGCAAGATCCTGgcctgcccttcctcttctggTTCAGTGTGGCCTCCCTCATCACCctcttccacctcttcctcttcaaACTCATCTACAATGAGTACTGTGGGCCTGGAGCCAAGCCCCTCTTCAGGAGCAAG GAAGATCCCAGTGTCTGA